From the genome of Pelobates fuscus isolate aPelFus1 chromosome 6, aPelFus1.pri, whole genome shotgun sequence, one region includes:
- the PDYN gene encoding proenkephalin-B, with product MGALVLLVLLTLSALRITSADCVSWCFSCDLDFRGQNTKFDPLICSLQCEGTLLSNAEWDRCGTILALRGSLVGEAKREQELVPITENQHEILAKRYGGFLKKPDKSKIFFSSPQRENGNLKGEVNNKYSGLYRKFGERDLVEQRDDPEQETESQSKEESNEQSQAWETRGEKRYGGFLRKYPKRSKENVQGVEIERDLGAEKRMVLEEGPEQELESEKEGETEHEITDPQKRYGGFMRRIRPKLKWDNQKRYGGFLRRQFKVSVRSGEEPSIFSGEVSDL from the exons ATGGGTGCATTGGTACTGCTGGTGTTGCTGACACTCTCTGCTCTGCGTATCACCTCTGCCGACTGTGTGTCCTGGTGCTTCTCCTGTGACCTTGACTTCAGGGGTCAAAACACAAAATTTGACCCATTG ATTTGCTCCTTGCAGTGTGAGGGAACTTTGCTTTCCAACGCAGAATGGGATAGATGTGGGACCATTTTAGCTCTTCGAGGAAGTCTTGTTGGAGAAGCCAAACGAGAGCAGGAGCTTGTACCCATCACCGAAAACCAGCATGAAATTCTGGCAAAACGATACGGAGGGTTCTTGAAGAAACCAGACAAAAGCAAAATCTTCTTTAGCTCTCCACAAAGGGAAAATGGAAACTTAAAGGGTGAGGTCAACAACAAATATAGTGGCCTCTACCGTAAATTTGGAGAACGAGATCTTGTGGAACAACGTGATGACCCAGAGCAAGAGACTGAATCCCAAAGCAAAGAAGAGTCCAACGAGCAAAGTCAGGCATGGGAAACGAGGGGGGAGAAACGTTATGGGGGCTTCCTACGCAAATACCCAAAGAGGAGTAAAGAAAATGTTCAGGGTGTGGAAATTGAGAGGGATTTGGGTGCAGAGAAGAGGATGGTGCTTGAGGAAGGGCCAGAGCAGGAGCTAGAGTCGGAAAAGGAAGGTGAGACAGAACATGAAATCACAGACCCTCAGAAACGTTATGGGGGTTTCATGCGTAGGATTCGCCCAAAACTAAAGTGGGACAATCAAAAGCGATACGGAGGATTCCTCCGACGCCAATTTAAGGTCAGTGTTAGGTCAGGAGAGGAACCCAGCATCTTTTCAGGGGAAGTGTCTGACCTATAA